The Lycium ferocissimum isolate CSIRO_LF1 chromosome 1, AGI_CSIRO_Lferr_CH_V1, whole genome shotgun sequence genome includes a region encoding these proteins:
- the LOC132048484 gene encoding cysteine-tryptophan domain-containing zinc finger protein 3 isoform X1, whose translation MISVGSRDGRKRIGLGFDVMMEETELEEGEAYCYDNNNNDSNIDPDVSFSYLFLIYLFFHSVKDEKLHNVLGHYQKDFEGGVSAENLGSRFGGYGSFLPTYQRSPSWSHPRTSPEANNNNRQITPPNLLPEGGRQTSLVSSCTSLSGRPVASSARLPALRAPQFKGERNSAQPTTQAADSNSKSEKVKKPRKASDLKTLKVRIKVGTNNLSTRKNAEIYSGLGLDDSPSSSLDGSPMDSEGVSRDVQVSPDESPTSILQIMTSHPMRDILLLSPLSDELINLTENEKIWGKCEYEGKKKASLETLTLANGTHYANGEVSEARKLKTYDKDALAKGKGYDNQNGSALSSKKEIDIDGLACEELVSKALKLPLLSNPNPNFADPPKDAEKTADSSKTASKSKTKEASSERASKKSLLPVAAIDTNSVEGSGGKVSSSRRTMEIKGTYCNDHSSGYLKKEGNNEEEEADDSSNNRQAKDGNVPNVDAVSPLKQSSRQKSSSNNEDGMKLALEKELFASADTMKPIGNQCHNAQSTEVLKESSVADLSIASKGKKTSSSKNLSDSEDLKKNLARDKYKEFFGDAELELDDAETGLEQIHSKEMLKGSDAISKKRLERNSSMKERVNGRKTEKPFASVEYPKLASTGAPHTVCESNPAASPGAGAPVVKEDWVACDKCQTWRLLPLGTDPDSLPKKWVCRLQTWLPGMNRCGVSEEETTKALRALYQVPMSGATTHASDKIYSQHEYPGVALSGVTSIDTFHASQDHQKAGIEAADAVGKKIYGSKGVSSATKQEGSLSSNGVKRNHKGTPKSRSSNGTTNSPADENGHQLVGLPSSSNIEKLRLKQKEKRRSLENHSDGGIKNSKMRNTSETDLDGSTAKKFRRDDVHYDDDPIGAKPGHSSSTGLSNSGSEKVRDKYKYKKSKADSFKNLAFATNPESHTLDGSVNKCDSKDSLKKRKRSESQDPETQPPREIIEETRDNGRRKEKKARVSKSGGKDSSRSRASGGTDGKGRGKEERVGQDLDSTLSQRSADAGDSSKRDLSALQPSVAATSSSSKVSGSHKNRASLQELKGSPVESVSSSPFRISNTDNCSSTKRNAKRKDDHKNASSVPSSTPRRSSNGKHHGMESSGLDYQEKDVHDVSGAKIKAKITGSDFATHQDTDVTGDPLGQANQYACMTENPDQGLNNERRNNSQLHNNGSASKDEKALLSQHKEKNRTVRSDSGKCKTKDPDISNESSDRRTDEGKLTSGRNKIEDKSGAGPDRLQQGPKKDCFGKLLNENAKGDNQSKFGDHDGAELKVDVTSSLDKRQDPLTDRDDGRSFRKIADKAEKIEALEKGKSHLTSPSIRGQNETVPSSQPVPAFEGEMLNASKQGKKSESHPGNTPNSLRHSTPPAHKVRDSPARKDSASQAAANAIKEATNLKHLADRRKNSGSSESTSLYFQATLKFLHGASLLESCNDSAKHSEMNQSRQIYSSTAKLCEFVAHEYERLKDMAAVSLAYKCMEVAYMRVIYSFHFNANRYRNELQTALQIFPPGESPSSSASDVDNLNNPTMVDKVALAKGVASPQVAGTHVVSARNRASFTRLFNFAQEVNLAMDASRKSRIAFAAAYPGPGDTQCKEPALSVKKALDFNFQDVDGLLLLVRIAMEAISR comes from the exons atgatTTCTGTTGGGAGTAGAGATGGAAGAAAGAGGATAGGTTTAGGGTTTGATGTAATGATGGAAGAAACCGAGCTCGAAGAAGGAGAGGCTTACTGTTatgataacaataataatgattCAAACATTGACCCTGATGTTTCTTTCTCTTACCTT TTTCtcatatatctattctttcacTCTGTCAAGGATGAGAAACTCCACAATGTTTTGGGACATTATCAAAAGGATTTTGAAGGTGGAGTTTCAGCTGAGAATCTGG GGTCAAGATTTGGCGGGTATGGTTCATTTTTACCTACTTATCAGCGTTCTCCCTCTTGGTCTCATCCAAGGACTTCACCAgaagccaacaacaataacagACAAATAACACCACCCAATCTGCTCCCTGAG GGTGGTCGACAAACCTCGTTGGTATCATCATGCACTTCTCTGTCAGGAAGACCTGTAGCATCTTCTGCCCGTTTACCTGCACTTAGGGCTCCACAATTCAAGGGGGAAAGAAATTCTGCCCAACCAACTACTCAAGCTGCAGACTCCAattcaaaaagtgaaaaagtgaagaagccaagaaaggcctctgacCTGAAAACGCTTAAGGTGCGTATCAAAGTTGGCACCAATAATTTGTCGACCCGAAAGAATGCAGAAATCTACAGTGGGCTTGGGCTTGATGACTCTCCATCATCTTCGCTGGATGGTAGCCCCATGGACAGTGAAGGGGTATCCCGTGACGTTCAGGTTTCCCCAGATGAATCCCCTACTAGTATACTTCAG ATTATGACCTCACATCCAATGCGTGATATCTTATTGTTATCCCCCCTCTCAGACGAGTTGATTAACCTGACTGAAAATGAAAAGATTTGGGGAAAATGTGAATATGAAGGGAAGAAAAAGGCAAGCCTTGAAACTTTGACATTAGCGAACGGTACTCATTATGCAAATGGAGAAGTTTCAGAGGCAAGAAAATTGAAAACTTATGACAAAGATGCCTTGGCAAAGGGCAAAGGCTATGATAATCAAAATGGTAGTGCCTTGTCATCAAAAAAGGAGATTGATATTGATGGTCTTGCCTGTGAAGAACTTGTTTCGAAGGCTTTGAAACTCCCTCTTTTGTCTAATCCAAACCCTAATTTTGCTGATCCTCCAAAAGATGCAGAGAAGACAGCTGACAGTTCAAAAACAGCCTCTAAGAGTAAGACCAAAGAAGCATCCTCTGAGCGGGCATCCAAGAAATCATTGCTGCCTGTCGCTGCAATAGACACAAATTCTGTTGAAGGGTCTGGTGGAAAGGTTTCCTCATCTAGGAGAACTATGGAAATTAAAGGGACATATTGTAATGATCACAGCTCAGGATACTTGAAGAAAGAAGGCAACAATGAAGAGGAGGAAGCTGATGATTCATCCAACAATAGGCAGGCTAAAGACGGGAATGTACCAAATGTAGATGCTGTTAGTCCCCTCAAGCAGTCATCTCGTCAGAAAAGCTCCTCCAACAATGAGGATGGAATGAAACTGGCTCTTGAAAAGGAACTTTTCGCATCTGCAGACACAATGAAACCCATAGGAAATCAATGTCATAATGCCCAAAGTACAGAGGTATTAAAAGAAAGTTCTGTTGCTGATTTGTCCATAGCATCTAAGGGGAAGAAAACCTCTTCTAGCAAAAACCTTAGTGATTCAGAGGACTTGAAAAAGAACCTAGCCAGGGATAAATACAAAGAATTCTTTGGTGACGCAgaactcgaactagatgatGCTGAAACTGGTTTGGAGCAAATTCATTCAAAGGAAATGCTCAAGGGTTCTGATGCAATCAGTAAGAAGAGACTTGAACGTAATAGCTCGATGAAGGAAAGAGTTAATGGTAGGAAAACTGAGAAGCCGTTTGCTTCTGTGGAGTATCCTAAGTTGGCTTCAACTGGGGCTCCTCACACCGTCTGTGAATCCAATCCCGCTGCATCTCCAGGAGCTGGGGCTCCTGTAGTTAAAGAAGATTGGGTAGCGTGTGACAAGTGTCAGACTTGGCGTCTACTGCCACTTGGCACTGATCCTGACAGTCTCCCCAAAAAGTGGGTTTGTAGATTGCAAACCTGGCT GCCTGGAATGAATCGCTGTGGTGTCAGTGAAGAAGAAACGACGAAGGCTCTAAGAGCTCTTTACCAGGTGCCGATGAGTGGTGCTACCACCCATGCTTCTGACAAAATATATAGTCAGCATGAATATCCTGGTGTGGCCCTCTCAGGAGTAACTTCTATTGACACGTTTCATGCCAGCCAAGACCACCAAAAAGCAGGTATAGAAGCTGCTGATGCTGTTGGGAAGAAAATTTATGGATCAAAAGGTGTGTCTAGTGCAACAAAACAGGAAGGTTCACTGTCATCAAACGGTGTCAAAAGAAACCATAAGGGGACCCCAAAGAGCAGAAGCTCGAACGGAACTACTAATTCTCCCGCTGATGAAAATGGGCATCAACTGGTGGGCCTGCCAAGTAGCTCAAACATAGAGAAGCTGAGACTTaaacaaaaagagaagagaagatcaCTTGAGAACCATTCTGATGGGG GTATAAAAAATTCGAAGATGAGGAACACAAGTGAGACAGATTTGGATGGTTCTACAGCTAAAAAGTTCAGGAGAGATGATGTACATTATGATGACGACCCCATTGGGGCAAAACCGGGACATAGCTCAAGCACTGGTTTGTCGAACAGTGGATCGGAAAAGGTTAGGGATAAATATAAATACAAGAAGTCAAAGGCTGATTCATTTAAAAATTTGGCTTTTGCAACAAATCCAGAAAGCCATACTTTGGATGGTTCAGTCAATAAATGTGACAGTAAAGACTCCCTTAAGAAGAGAAAACGGAGTGAATCCCAGGATCCCGAGACACAACCTCCCCGAGAAATTATAGAAGAGACACGTGATAACGGACgtaggaaagaaaagaaagcaagGGTCTCTAAGTCTGGGGGAAAAGACTCCAGCAGAAGCAGAGCTAGTGGAGGAACTGATGgaaaaggtagaggtaaggaaGAGCGAGTCGGACAAGATCTAGATAGCACTCTATCTCAGCGAAGTGCAGATGCTGGAGATTCTTCAAAAAGGGATTTGTCTGCTTTGCAGCCTTCTGTTGCAGCCACTTCGAGCTCTTCTAAAGTGTCTGGTTCACATAAGAACAGAGCTAGTCTTCAGGAACTGAAGGGTTCACCAGTAGAATCGGTATCTTCATCTCCTTTCAGGATTTCAAATACAGATAACTGTTCATCAACTAAAAGGAACGCCAAGAGAAAAGACGATCACAAGAATGCTAGTTCCGTTCCCAGTTCTACACCAAGAAGGTCTTCCAATGGCAAGCATCATGGAATGGAGTCGTCTGGACTTGATTACCAGGAGAAAGATGTCCATGATGTATCAGGTGCTAAAATCAAAGCAAAGATTACAGGTTCTGATTTTGCTACTCATCAGGACACTGATGTAACGGGTGATCCATTAGGTCAAGCTAATCAATATGCTTGCATGACAGAGAACCCGGACCAAGGCCTAAATAATGAAAGAAGGAACAACAGTCAGTTACATAATAATGGGTCAGCCTCAAAGGATGAGAAGGCTTTGTTGTCTCAGCATAAAGAAAAGAATCGTACTGTCAGATCTGATTCTGGCAAATGCAAGACTAAGGATCCTGATATTTCAAATGAATCTTCAGATCGAAGAACAGATGAGGGGAAATTGACATCCGGAAGAAACAAGATTGAGGATAAATCTGGTGCCGGTCCTGATAGATTACAACAAGGTCCCAAGAAAGATTGTTTTGGAAAATTGTTGAATGAGAATGCTAAAGGAGATAATCAATCGAAATTTGGTGATCATGATGGTGCTGAACTTAAAGTAGATGTTACGTCCAGTCTGGATAAAAGGCAGGATCCCCTAACTGATCGGGATGATGGGAGATCGTTTAGGAAGATTGCTGACAAAGCTGAGAAAATTGAAGCGCTTGAGAAAGGGAAGTCACACTTAACATCTCCTTCAATAAGAGGTCAGAATGAGACAGTTCCATCTTCACAACCAGTTCCTGCTTTTGAAGGAGAGATGTTGAATGCTTCAAAACAGGGTAAAAAGTCTGAAAGCCACCCTGGAAACACGCCTAATAGTTTGCGACACTCTACTCCGCCTGCACATAAGGTTCGGGATAGCCCTGCTCGGAAGGATTCTGCAAGTCAAGCTGCTGCGAATGCTATTAAAGAAGCCACAAACCTTAAACATCTGGCAGATCGCCGCAAG AACTCTGGGTCAAGTGAAAGTACAAGTCTCTATTTTCAAGCAACCCTAAAGTTTCTCCATGGAGCATCCTTGTTAGAATCATGCAACGACAGCGCCAAGCACAGTGAAATGAACCAGTCAAGGCAAATTTATAGCAGCACTGCAAAACTGTGCGA GTTTGTTGCCCATGAATATGAGAGATTGAAAGACATGGCTGCTGTTTCACTAGCCTATAAATGCATGGAGGTTGCGTACATGCGAGTAATCTATTCCTTTCATTTCAATGCAAACAGATATAGAAATGAACTACAAACAGCCCTGCAAATTTTTCCTCCAG GTGAATCCCCCTCCTCTTCTGCCTCGGATGTTGACAATTTGAACAATCCAACTATGGTAGACAAGGTTGCCTTGGCGAAAGGTGTTGCTTCTCCCCAGGTTGCCGGAACTCATGTTGTCTCGGCCAGAAACCGTGCCAGCTTCACGAGGCTATTTAACTTT GCACAGGAAGTTAATTTAGCAATGGACGCCTCCAGGAAATCACGTATTGCTTTTGCAGCTGCTTATCCTGGACCCGGTGATACACAGTGTAAAGAGCCTGCATTATCCGTAAAGAAAGCCCTCGATTTCAACTTCCAGGATGTTGACGGCTTATTACTCTTAGTGCGAATCGCCATGGAAGCTATCAGCCGTTGA
- the LOC132048484 gene encoding cysteine-tryptophan domain-containing zinc finger protein 3 isoform X2, producing the protein MISVGSRDGRKRIGLGFDVMMEETELEEGEAYCYDNNNNDSNIDPDVSFSYLDEKLHNVLGHYQKDFEGGVSAENLGSRFGGYGSFLPTYQRSPSWSHPRTSPEANNNNRQITPPNLLPEGGRQTSLVSSCTSLSGRPVASSARLPALRAPQFKGERNSAQPTTQAADSNSKSEKVKKPRKASDLKTLKVRIKVGTNNLSTRKNAEIYSGLGLDDSPSSSLDGSPMDSEGVSRDVQVSPDESPTSILQIMTSHPMRDILLLSPLSDELINLTENEKIWGKCEYEGKKKASLETLTLANGTHYANGEVSEARKLKTYDKDALAKGKGYDNQNGSALSSKKEIDIDGLACEELVSKALKLPLLSNPNPNFADPPKDAEKTADSSKTASKSKTKEASSERASKKSLLPVAAIDTNSVEGSGGKVSSSRRTMEIKGTYCNDHSSGYLKKEGNNEEEEADDSSNNRQAKDGNVPNVDAVSPLKQSSRQKSSSNNEDGMKLALEKELFASADTMKPIGNQCHNAQSTEVLKESSVADLSIASKGKKTSSSKNLSDSEDLKKNLARDKYKEFFGDAELELDDAETGLEQIHSKEMLKGSDAISKKRLERNSSMKERVNGRKTEKPFASVEYPKLASTGAPHTVCESNPAASPGAGAPVVKEDWVACDKCQTWRLLPLGTDPDSLPKKWVCRLQTWLPGMNRCGVSEEETTKALRALYQVPMSGATTHASDKIYSQHEYPGVALSGVTSIDTFHASQDHQKAGIEAADAVGKKIYGSKGVSSATKQEGSLSSNGVKRNHKGTPKSRSSNGTTNSPADENGHQLVGLPSSSNIEKLRLKQKEKRRSLENHSDGGIKNSKMRNTSETDLDGSTAKKFRRDDVHYDDDPIGAKPGHSSSTGLSNSGSEKVRDKYKYKKSKADSFKNLAFATNPESHTLDGSVNKCDSKDSLKKRKRSESQDPETQPPREIIEETRDNGRRKEKKARVSKSGGKDSSRSRASGGTDGKGRGKEERVGQDLDSTLSQRSADAGDSSKRDLSALQPSVAATSSSSKVSGSHKNRASLQELKGSPVESVSSSPFRISNTDNCSSTKRNAKRKDDHKNASSVPSSTPRRSSNGKHHGMESSGLDYQEKDVHDVSGAKIKAKITGSDFATHQDTDVTGDPLGQANQYACMTENPDQGLNNERRNNSQLHNNGSASKDEKALLSQHKEKNRTVRSDSGKCKTKDPDISNESSDRRTDEGKLTSGRNKIEDKSGAGPDRLQQGPKKDCFGKLLNENAKGDNQSKFGDHDGAELKVDVTSSLDKRQDPLTDRDDGRSFRKIADKAEKIEALEKGKSHLTSPSIRGQNETVPSSQPVPAFEGEMLNASKQGKKSESHPGNTPNSLRHSTPPAHKVRDSPARKDSASQAAANAIKEATNLKHLADRRKNSGSSESTSLYFQATLKFLHGASLLESCNDSAKHSEMNQSRQIYSSTAKLCEFVAHEYERLKDMAAVSLAYKCMEVAYMRVIYSFHFNANRYRNELQTALQIFPPGESPSSSASDVDNLNNPTMVDKVALAKGVASPQVAGTHVVSARNRASFTRLFNFAQEVNLAMDASRKSRIAFAAAYPGPGDTQCKEPALSVKKALDFNFQDVDGLLLLVRIAMEAISR; encoded by the exons atgatTTCTGTTGGGAGTAGAGATGGAAGAAAGAGGATAGGTTTAGGGTTTGATGTAATGATGGAAGAAACCGAGCTCGAAGAAGGAGAGGCTTACTGTTatgataacaataataatgattCAAACATTGACCCTGATGTTTCTTTCTCTTACCTT GATGAGAAACTCCACAATGTTTTGGGACATTATCAAAAGGATTTTGAAGGTGGAGTTTCAGCTGAGAATCTGG GGTCAAGATTTGGCGGGTATGGTTCATTTTTACCTACTTATCAGCGTTCTCCCTCTTGGTCTCATCCAAGGACTTCACCAgaagccaacaacaataacagACAAATAACACCACCCAATCTGCTCCCTGAG GGTGGTCGACAAACCTCGTTGGTATCATCATGCACTTCTCTGTCAGGAAGACCTGTAGCATCTTCTGCCCGTTTACCTGCACTTAGGGCTCCACAATTCAAGGGGGAAAGAAATTCTGCCCAACCAACTACTCAAGCTGCAGACTCCAattcaaaaagtgaaaaagtgaagaagccaagaaaggcctctgacCTGAAAACGCTTAAGGTGCGTATCAAAGTTGGCACCAATAATTTGTCGACCCGAAAGAATGCAGAAATCTACAGTGGGCTTGGGCTTGATGACTCTCCATCATCTTCGCTGGATGGTAGCCCCATGGACAGTGAAGGGGTATCCCGTGACGTTCAGGTTTCCCCAGATGAATCCCCTACTAGTATACTTCAG ATTATGACCTCACATCCAATGCGTGATATCTTATTGTTATCCCCCCTCTCAGACGAGTTGATTAACCTGACTGAAAATGAAAAGATTTGGGGAAAATGTGAATATGAAGGGAAGAAAAAGGCAAGCCTTGAAACTTTGACATTAGCGAACGGTACTCATTATGCAAATGGAGAAGTTTCAGAGGCAAGAAAATTGAAAACTTATGACAAAGATGCCTTGGCAAAGGGCAAAGGCTATGATAATCAAAATGGTAGTGCCTTGTCATCAAAAAAGGAGATTGATATTGATGGTCTTGCCTGTGAAGAACTTGTTTCGAAGGCTTTGAAACTCCCTCTTTTGTCTAATCCAAACCCTAATTTTGCTGATCCTCCAAAAGATGCAGAGAAGACAGCTGACAGTTCAAAAACAGCCTCTAAGAGTAAGACCAAAGAAGCATCCTCTGAGCGGGCATCCAAGAAATCATTGCTGCCTGTCGCTGCAATAGACACAAATTCTGTTGAAGGGTCTGGTGGAAAGGTTTCCTCATCTAGGAGAACTATGGAAATTAAAGGGACATATTGTAATGATCACAGCTCAGGATACTTGAAGAAAGAAGGCAACAATGAAGAGGAGGAAGCTGATGATTCATCCAACAATAGGCAGGCTAAAGACGGGAATGTACCAAATGTAGATGCTGTTAGTCCCCTCAAGCAGTCATCTCGTCAGAAAAGCTCCTCCAACAATGAGGATGGAATGAAACTGGCTCTTGAAAAGGAACTTTTCGCATCTGCAGACACAATGAAACCCATAGGAAATCAATGTCATAATGCCCAAAGTACAGAGGTATTAAAAGAAAGTTCTGTTGCTGATTTGTCCATAGCATCTAAGGGGAAGAAAACCTCTTCTAGCAAAAACCTTAGTGATTCAGAGGACTTGAAAAAGAACCTAGCCAGGGATAAATACAAAGAATTCTTTGGTGACGCAgaactcgaactagatgatGCTGAAACTGGTTTGGAGCAAATTCATTCAAAGGAAATGCTCAAGGGTTCTGATGCAATCAGTAAGAAGAGACTTGAACGTAATAGCTCGATGAAGGAAAGAGTTAATGGTAGGAAAACTGAGAAGCCGTTTGCTTCTGTGGAGTATCCTAAGTTGGCTTCAACTGGGGCTCCTCACACCGTCTGTGAATCCAATCCCGCTGCATCTCCAGGAGCTGGGGCTCCTGTAGTTAAAGAAGATTGGGTAGCGTGTGACAAGTGTCAGACTTGGCGTCTACTGCCACTTGGCACTGATCCTGACAGTCTCCCCAAAAAGTGGGTTTGTAGATTGCAAACCTGGCT GCCTGGAATGAATCGCTGTGGTGTCAGTGAAGAAGAAACGACGAAGGCTCTAAGAGCTCTTTACCAGGTGCCGATGAGTGGTGCTACCACCCATGCTTCTGACAAAATATATAGTCAGCATGAATATCCTGGTGTGGCCCTCTCAGGAGTAACTTCTATTGACACGTTTCATGCCAGCCAAGACCACCAAAAAGCAGGTATAGAAGCTGCTGATGCTGTTGGGAAGAAAATTTATGGATCAAAAGGTGTGTCTAGTGCAACAAAACAGGAAGGTTCACTGTCATCAAACGGTGTCAAAAGAAACCATAAGGGGACCCCAAAGAGCAGAAGCTCGAACGGAACTACTAATTCTCCCGCTGATGAAAATGGGCATCAACTGGTGGGCCTGCCAAGTAGCTCAAACATAGAGAAGCTGAGACTTaaacaaaaagagaagagaagatcaCTTGAGAACCATTCTGATGGGG GTATAAAAAATTCGAAGATGAGGAACACAAGTGAGACAGATTTGGATGGTTCTACAGCTAAAAAGTTCAGGAGAGATGATGTACATTATGATGACGACCCCATTGGGGCAAAACCGGGACATAGCTCAAGCACTGGTTTGTCGAACAGTGGATCGGAAAAGGTTAGGGATAAATATAAATACAAGAAGTCAAAGGCTGATTCATTTAAAAATTTGGCTTTTGCAACAAATCCAGAAAGCCATACTTTGGATGGTTCAGTCAATAAATGTGACAGTAAAGACTCCCTTAAGAAGAGAAAACGGAGTGAATCCCAGGATCCCGAGACACAACCTCCCCGAGAAATTATAGAAGAGACACGTGATAACGGACgtaggaaagaaaagaaagcaagGGTCTCTAAGTCTGGGGGAAAAGACTCCAGCAGAAGCAGAGCTAGTGGAGGAACTGATGgaaaaggtagaggtaaggaaGAGCGAGTCGGACAAGATCTAGATAGCACTCTATCTCAGCGAAGTGCAGATGCTGGAGATTCTTCAAAAAGGGATTTGTCTGCTTTGCAGCCTTCTGTTGCAGCCACTTCGAGCTCTTCTAAAGTGTCTGGTTCACATAAGAACAGAGCTAGTCTTCAGGAACTGAAGGGTTCACCAGTAGAATCGGTATCTTCATCTCCTTTCAGGATTTCAAATACAGATAACTGTTCATCAACTAAAAGGAACGCCAAGAGAAAAGACGATCACAAGAATGCTAGTTCCGTTCCCAGTTCTACACCAAGAAGGTCTTCCAATGGCAAGCATCATGGAATGGAGTCGTCTGGACTTGATTACCAGGAGAAAGATGTCCATGATGTATCAGGTGCTAAAATCAAAGCAAAGATTACAGGTTCTGATTTTGCTACTCATCAGGACACTGATGTAACGGGTGATCCATTAGGTCAAGCTAATCAATATGCTTGCATGACAGAGAACCCGGACCAAGGCCTAAATAATGAAAGAAGGAACAACAGTCAGTTACATAATAATGGGTCAGCCTCAAAGGATGAGAAGGCTTTGTTGTCTCAGCATAAAGAAAAGAATCGTACTGTCAGATCTGATTCTGGCAAATGCAAGACTAAGGATCCTGATATTTCAAATGAATCTTCAGATCGAAGAACAGATGAGGGGAAATTGACATCCGGAAGAAACAAGATTGAGGATAAATCTGGTGCCGGTCCTGATAGATTACAACAAGGTCCCAAGAAAGATTGTTTTGGAAAATTGTTGAATGAGAATGCTAAAGGAGATAATCAATCGAAATTTGGTGATCATGATGGTGCTGAACTTAAAGTAGATGTTACGTCCAGTCTGGATAAAAGGCAGGATCCCCTAACTGATCGGGATGATGGGAGATCGTTTAGGAAGATTGCTGACAAAGCTGAGAAAATTGAAGCGCTTGAGAAAGGGAAGTCACACTTAACATCTCCTTCAATAAGAGGTCAGAATGAGACAGTTCCATCTTCACAACCAGTTCCTGCTTTTGAAGGAGAGATGTTGAATGCTTCAAAACAGGGTAAAAAGTCTGAAAGCCACCCTGGAAACACGCCTAATAGTTTGCGACACTCTACTCCGCCTGCACATAAGGTTCGGGATAGCCCTGCTCGGAAGGATTCTGCAAGTCAAGCTGCTGCGAATGCTATTAAAGAAGCCACAAACCTTAAACATCTGGCAGATCGCCGCAAG AACTCTGGGTCAAGTGAAAGTACAAGTCTCTATTTTCAAGCAACCCTAAAGTTTCTCCATGGAGCATCCTTGTTAGAATCATGCAACGACAGCGCCAAGCACAGTGAAATGAACCAGTCAAGGCAAATTTATAGCAGCACTGCAAAACTGTGCGA GTTTGTTGCCCATGAATATGAGAGATTGAAAGACATGGCTGCTGTTTCACTAGCCTATAAATGCATGGAGGTTGCGTACATGCGAGTAATCTATTCCTTTCATTTCAATGCAAACAGATATAGAAATGAACTACAAACAGCCCTGCAAATTTTTCCTCCAG GTGAATCCCCCTCCTCTTCTGCCTCGGATGTTGACAATTTGAACAATCCAACTATGGTAGACAAGGTTGCCTTGGCGAAAGGTGTTGCTTCTCCCCAGGTTGCCGGAACTCATGTTGTCTCGGCCAGAAACCGTGCCAGCTTCACGAGGCTATTTAACTTT GCACAGGAAGTTAATTTAGCAATGGACGCCTCCAGGAAATCACGTATTGCTTTTGCAGCTGCTTATCCTGGACCCGGTGATACACAGTGTAAAGAGCCTGCATTATCCGTAAAGAAAGCCCTCGATTTCAACTTCCAGGATGTTGACGGCTTATTACTCTTAGTGCGAATCGCCATGGAAGCTATCAGCCGTTGA